One genomic segment of Mytilus galloprovincialis chromosome 5, xbMytGall1.hap1.1, whole genome shotgun sequence includes these proteins:
- the LOC143076177 gene encoding protein yippee-like 1: MVKTFQAYLPNKCHRTYSCVHCRAHLANHDELISKSFQGSQGRAYLFNSVVNVGCGPAEERVLLTGLHAVADIFCECCKTTLGWKYEHAFESSQKYKEGKFIIELAHMIKDNGWD; this comes from the exons ATGGTGAAAACCTTTCAAGCATATTTGCCAAACAAATGTCACCGCACTTATAGCTGTGTTCACTGTCGAGCTCACCTAGCCAATCATGATGAGTTGATATCTAAG tCATTTCAAGGAAGTCAAGGAAGAGCTTACCTGTTTAATTCTGT TGTTAATGTAGGCTGTGGTCCTGCTGAAGAAAGAGTATTACTAACAGGCTTACACGCTGTAGCAGATATATTCTGTGAATGCTGTAAAACTACACTCGGCTGGAAATAT gaACATGCCTTTGAATCTAGTCAAAAATACAAAGAAGGGAAATTCATAATAGAACTTGCCCACATGATCAAAGACAATGGATGGGATTGA